AGGTACCTGTAATCAAAGGGAGAACATAAAACAATAAAACCACCAGGTGTCTGATTATACGTACTGTATTTAAAGTGTAAAAACTAAATTCCTGCTTGATCTGTAACATAACATGGTGAAACGTAGTAAATGTATAAATCTTTGAATTTTGTTCTAAAAGTTCTGCACTTATTGAATGTCcattatatatatctttgttatgAACTATTGATAGTTGCCTTGCTTAATTACAAACTTCTTTGTTAAAGTGCATCGTGGTCCATCGTCTCCAAAACAGAACAATTATGTGTTAAAGACACAAATACCTACACAATTTTTTTATTGGTTGTTAGCTAATACCAGTGTGGACCTCAGAAGAAAGGTCTTGTACATATTGATCAAGAATTATTTGACATTTTTTGCATACTTGGAAATTACTTTGATAAAAGCACTCCTAAAACTCGAGTGGCACAAAGGATAAAGAATGGGATTAATTGAGGAGTTCATCCACAGCAACCAAAATGTAATGTCATACCAATATGATGAAATACAGTAATCATGGCAGGCAGCCCGAATGGCCATGAGAAACGAGTAAGGAGCCCAACAAATACAAAACACACAAACAAGGATAAACAAAGATTTGGCAACTTTTTGGTCATGGGATAATTTAATAATGTGAATATTACTCTGTTGTGTTCTGACACTTTGTAATCTATTAGGTTTTGTCTTTTTGGAAGAGATGTAAGGGAACGATCTAGACATCATTTTAATTTTTGATAATCCTAAACCATTTTGACCTTGGTGAATCATCCGCCCTGATACCGGTATCTTTAAGATTTCTTCTTCACTTGAGCAAACTGTGAAAACTGAAGAttctcttttctttttgcttcttaTTTTAATATTCCAATAGATGCTCAGGTTAAAAAATGAAATACTTAAGAGAGGAAGAAAAAAGTCAAAAGTGGAGGCTCCCAGTAGAAAGTGCCAGCTGTTGTAGTATGAAGGTAGACAGAGTTCCTCGGGAATGGAGTTGTCACTAACAAAATAGTCCCAGAGAAGAATAGCTGGGCTGTATAAGAGAGATGACAGTATCCAGACTGCAGCCATTTTAAGTACTGTTTTGTAATGTTGTTGCCGCTGAGTGTGATATGCAACCTAAACAATAGAAGACAAAAATTTTCATACATACATACGAAGTATTATGTGTCTTTTAAAATGTGGCAGGGTTACCAGCCTACTATTTAATTTTTTCTGGACAATTGACCCAAAATTCACAGATAAACTAATTATTTTATGGAAATTTCCCACACCCCTTAAAACCACGCCCACTAGAACAGGCGACACCCCAAATAATGACTAGACCCCCTAAGACATACAGAATAAGGTGAAAATACTGAGACTTATACCCAATTACAGGAGAAGTGGTTAAAGTGCTGTATATATAGAGAATAACACAGATATTGAGAATTACACCACGTATACAGGACTGGAAaaatggtgctgtgcagtgtatatgtaaggGGTAACAGAGAGTGGTGTATGCCcctacccctttaacccctttctgacattggacgtactatcccgtcgaggtggggtgggcccgtatgaccaccgatgggatagtacgtccagcgcgatcggcggcgctcacgtggggaacgcggccgatcgcggccgggtgtcagctgactatcgcagctgacatccggcgctatgtggcaggagcggtcacggaccgcgcccggcacattaacccccggcacaccgcgatcaaacatgatcgcggtgtgccggcggtacaggtaagcatcgcgcagggagggggctccctgcgtgcttccctgagacccccggagcaacgcgatgtgatcgcgttgctgcgagggtctcttacctctcctccccgcAGCAGGCCCGGAtttaagatggccgcggcatccgggtcctgcagggagggaggtggcttaccaagtgcctgctcagagcaggcgcttggtaagcctgcggtgctgtgaggcagatcggtgatctgacagagtgctgtgcaaactgtcagatcagcgatctgtgatgtccccccctgggacaaagtaaaaaagtttaaaaaaaatttccacatgtataaaaaaaaaaaaaatcctaaagaaaagaaaaaaatattattcccataaatacatttctttatctaaataaaaaaaaaacaataaaagtacacatatttagtatcgccgcatccgtaacgaccccacctattaaactatatcactagttaaccccttcagtgaacaccgtagggaaaaaaaacaaaaacgaggcaaaaaacgctttattatcataccgctgaacaaaaagtggaataacacgcgatcaaaaagacggatataaataaccatggtaccgctgaaaacgtcatcttgtcccgcaaaaaacgagccacaacacagcgtcatcaaagaaaaaataaaaaagttatagtcctcagaataaagcaatgccaaaataattatttattctataaaatagtttttatcgtataaaagcgccaaagcataaaaaaatgatataagtgaggtatcgctgtaatcgtactgacccgaagaataaaactgctttatcaattttaccaaacgtggaacggtataaacgcctcccccaaagaaAATCATGaaaagctgtttttttgtcattctgcctcacaaaaatcagaataaaaagtgatcaaaaactgtcatgtgtccgaaaatgttaccaataaaaacgtcaactcgtttcgcaaaaaacaagacctcacattactctgtggaccaaaatatggaaaaagtatagatctcaaaatgtggagacgcaaaaacttttttgctacaaaaagcgtcttttagtgtgtgacggctgccaatcataaaaatccgctataaaaaatgctataaaagtaaatcaaaccccccttcatcacccccttagttaggggaaaataataaaataaaaaaaatgtatttatttccattttcccattagggttagggctaggtttaaggctagggttagtgttagggctagggttagggttagggctagggttagggctagggttagggttagggttggggctaggtttggagctaaagttagggttagggttggggctaaagttagggttagggttggggctaaagttagggttagggtttggattacatttacggttgggattagggttgggattagagttaggggtgtgtcagggttaggggtgtggttagggctaccattgggattagggttaggggtgtgtttggattagggtttcagttagaattggggagtttccactgtttaggcacatcaggggctctccaaacgcgacatggcgtccgatctcaattccagccaattttgcattgaaaaagtaaaacagtgctccttcccttccgagctttcccgtgcgcccaaacaggggtttaccccaacatatggggcatcagcgtactcgggacaaattggagaacaacttttggggtccaagttctcttgttacccttggaaaaatataaatttggggggctaaaaatcatttttgtgggaaaaaaaggatttttttattttcacggctctgcgttgtaaactgtagtgaaacacgtgggggatcaaagctctcaaaacacatctagataagttccttagggggtctactttccaaaatggtgtcacttgtgtggggtttaatgtttaggcacatcaggggctctccaaacgtgacatggcgtcccatcttaattccagtcaattttgcattgaaaagtcaaatggcgctccttccctcccgagctctgccatgcgcccaaacagtggtccccccccacatatggggtatcagcgtactcaggacaaattggacaacaactattgtggtccaatttatcctgttacccttgtgaaaatacaaaactgggggctaaaaaatcatttttgtgaaaaaaaaaagaatttttattttcacggctctgcgttataaactgtagtgaaacacgtgggggatcaaagctctcaaaacacatctagataagttccttagggggtctactttccaaaatggtgtcacttgtgtggggtttaatgtttaggcacatcaggggctctccaaacgtgacatggcgtcccatcttaattccagtcaattttgcattgaaaagtcaaatggcgctccttcccttctgagctctgccatgcgcccaaacagtcgtttacccccacatatggggtatcggcgtactcaggacaaattgcacaacaacttttggggtccattttctcctgttacccttggtaaaataaaacaaattggagctgaaataaattttgtgtaaaaaaaatgtaaatgttaatttttatttaaacattccaaaaattcctgtgaaacacctgaagggttaataaatttcttgaatgtggttttgagcaccttgaggggtgcagtttttagaatggtgtcacacttgggtattttctatcatatagacccctcaaaatgacttcaaatgagatgtggtccctaaaaaaaaatggtgttgtaaaaatgagaaattgctggtcaacttttaacccttataactccctaacaaaaaaaaatttaggttcctaaattgtgctgatgtaaagtagacatgtgggaaatgttacctattaagtattttgtgtgacatatctctgtgatttaagggcataaaaattcaaagttggaaaattgcgaaatgttctaaattttcgccaaatttccattttttttcacaaataaacgcaagttatatcgaataaattttaccactatcatgaagtacaatatgtcacgaaaaaacagtgtcagaatcgccaagatccgttgaagcgttccagagttataacctcataaagggacagtggtcagaattgtaaaaattggccccgtcattaacgtgcaaaccacccttgggggtaaaggggttaagcatgtcCCGGTTGAAACTGGTACTAAATGCTGTATGTTCAATGTGTATATACCTACTGTTGTGTTTTATAACACTGTTATGTTCTTCATGCTACCATTTGTACTGTATATTGAATATAGGGAAAGCATAGTAATAGGGTTAGCACAAGAGCGGGCATTAGAGagattagagataggaactcaggaacagtaacagtTAAATTAGGAGGGGCCTGCTGTGGGTAAGAAAGGGAATTTCCTGCTTTTTAGTCAGTGGAGCCAGGGAGCTGAGACAGCTCAGGAGGGCCAGAGAGCCCAGTCAGTCACAGAGGGCCATATAGCCCGCTGCAACACAGTGGGCCCCGCAAAGTTCAAGCAAGggacccagccatccagggccaccAGGCCAAAAGTGCAGCAGTAACAGCAGCAGACAAAGAAGCGGTGACAGCGGTAGTGAGAGCAAGAGCTACAACAAAAGTCACAGCAGGACAGTAACGCAGGCCGCTCCTAAAAATGTGGCAGCTTGCTACTTGGGCTGACGCCCTTTTGTCCGATGCAAAACAGACTCCTAAGAGTAGTcaagctggacagggaggacgctgtgtTACCGTGTGGGATGGGACATCCCGGAGATGAAGTGAAGGACATAGGAACAAGCACAGGGAAAGCAAAGGATATGTACTGTGTTGAATCTTATGTGAATGCTGCCAAAGACAtggatgtgctgagagaagaaaccagtaaagttatcTGTTTAAAGTTGAACGTGAACTCTGTTTCTTTTTGTGCAACATCAGCAGCAGAACTTCAGCCGCTCATATGGGACCTGATGGTGCAGATGATATAGCTGAAGGTACGCTAAAAAGGGGACATTGTTTGCATGTGGCGGGAGGCCAGGGCGCGTGTAAGAAGATAgtctcagccatgactacggccctggctctccCTCACATATACCCCATTAAAGCCCCTTCAGTACAGGGGGTGATTAGTGGCTACGGGTAGACAGAGGTGGATTAATGTGTTTGCTGTTGTGAGCATCATTCAGTCAGAAGTAAGAAGATCTGCTGGAATCCAGCAGCTGGATGCACTGTCTCCTCAGAGGCTGTTCTGAGCAGCTATCAGAATAAGTGAACAGGAAGGAGACAATACTAGCTGAGAACATGAGTCCCACTTAGTATTACCTACATACATAGAACTCTCATCCTTCCTGAACGCTGTCACTTCAAAAGCTCAAACTCTGAGTTCAGAATGAACAGGACATGTTTAGGAATCCCCAATCTGCAGTGATTAATGGAAAATGGAGGTTCCATCATTCAGAAGTCAACTTCTGTTTG
This is a stretch of genomic DNA from Ranitomeya variabilis isolate aRanVar5 chromosome 6, aRanVar5.hap1, whole genome shotgun sequence. It encodes these proteins:
- the LOC143783299 gene encoding histamine H3 receptor-like, which translates into the protein MYVYSQFKMKSILIISGNLTGISFTNSSVKIDEMAQGITIVIIMLISFLIFITVAGNSLVIVCFIEDKRLRSSSNFFLLNLAICDFLIGAFCIPLYVPYMFNGEWKLGKFLCKLWLVADYMMCTASAFNVVLISYDRFLAVTMAVAYHTQRQQHYKTVLKMAAVWILSSLLYSPAILLWDYFVSDNSIPEELCLPSYYNSWHFLLGASTFDFFLPLLSISFFNLSIYWNIKIRSKKKRESSVFTVCSSEEEILKIPVSGRMIHQGQNGLGLSKIKMMSRSFPYISSKKTKPNRLQSVRTQQSNIHIIKLSHDQKVAKSLFILVCVFCICWAPYSFLMAIRAACHDYCISSYWYDITFWLLWMNSSINPILYPLCHSSFRSAFIKVISKYAKNVK